In Palaemon carinicauda isolate YSFRI2023 chromosome 41, ASM3689809v2, whole genome shotgun sequence, the following are encoded in one genomic region:
- the LOC137632673 gene encoding uncharacterized protein, whose amino-acid sequence MENIQQNVPVVRQMHQVNDGMVVVREELTLNNGELHSCKDSHPRVTDHLRDDTLVMDENMSEMDANQDAQVIAHQANLLDNTAVVMGGDKNLKLDGFSNQQSAHDLQLGSIGNGGGSLPMDTQNYYESLHSTPIMVYGVPPGSIVPFDSLVSVPLNKGLGEKQAEDELIQSPVTETVYTHSAQDMSQSLYVLHQPQKKGASNGAMVMDQINASDVVSPNIVLENRDGNSFSKVGNHSNMVPSGAEFSLISTSCYDNAVTTVANIAGLSMSAVYHSPTETDSEVALTLASLGNPKIDKMNSLGKECHQNQSCEQSDVKACSVISSVADHHHFENLNHQANNVNEGDMEEKKDKPTLVLRSRRSRGTKLNQHHDLPVNDIKKVSKRRRKKETKSTTYLKAEENDNFFMPSAVLPEKDLTESGVIEQNESQKENLLGQLLKASEHCEPATLIPEGVVDDVIPAVGYRIMDMTNLSEMIRMMHKCPGSMGAIVIQEQASLREGAVSQLSVICTGCQEGAVCATSTRMSATGPWDINARVEQLTSEFNIKEDQLQRMLEILGIFYRPCIPTFQPIPPPVEREPVPTPTFLKKRRKKAETDNAGKPKNLVCTVCKERFAGENHLKKHMYIHDLLLHTCPYCHAYFKKPFNLKEHIKKHENCKYECNQCERSFTDKSSLHCHVRSQHEKRYDIKCEICSKRFYHRAHYNEHVRLHTGEKPYMCELCGKKFSWHDSVKKHMQTHSAESKYKCRLCGKWFRWLQGVRQHLQQQHKLKKCDVEAQVVTAATETATGVPQFHHQPHQPPPQPQPPPPPPMPSQQVTLHPPSQTLGQPSQVLSHSHPQEDNPPNRDYHTMEAAAANEVNASQQTLNIFHVSEVEGHQQGIFQYS is encoded by the exons ATGGAAAATATTCAGCAGAATGTCCCGGTGGTACGACAAATGCACCAAGTTAATGATGGCATGGTAGTGGTTAGAGAAGAACTAACACTGAATAATGGAGAACTCCACTCCTGCAAGGATAGTCATCCAAGAGTTACTGATCATTTGAGAGATGATACTTTAGTCATGGATGAGAATATGTCTGAAATGGATGCTAACCAAGATGCACAAGTTATTGCCCATCAG GCAAATTTGCTCGATAACACGGCAGTTGTCATGGGTGGAGACAAGAACCTTAAACTTGATGGTTTCTCCAATCAGCAATCTGCTCATGACCTTCAACTTGGAAGTATTGGTAATGGGGGAGGATCATTACCAATGGATACCCAAAATTATTATGAGAGTCTTCATTCAACACCAATAATGGTATATGGTGTCCCTCCGGGTAGCATAGTCCCATTTGATTCTCTTGTATCAGTGCCTTTGAACAAAGGATTGGGAGAAAAGCAGGCTGAGGATGAACTTATACAGTCTCCTGTAACTGAGACTGTATACACTCATTCTGCTCAGGACATGTCGCAGTCTTTATACGTTttgcaccaaccacagaagaaggGAGCAAGTAACGGGGCAATGGTTATGGATCAAATCAATGCCAGCGATGTTGTCAGTCCTAACATTGTCCTCGAAAACCGAGATGGTAATAGTTTTTCCAAAGTTGGTAATCATTCCAATATGGTACCAAGTGGTGCTGAGTTTAGCCTTATATCTACCTCTTGTTATGATAATGCAGTTACAACAGTAGCAAATATAGCTGGTCTCTCAATGTCAGCTGTATATCATTCACCCACAGAAACTGATAGTGAAGTGGCATTAACCTTAGCTAGCCTCGGTAACCCTAAAATAGATAAAATGAATAGTTTAGGTAAGGAATGCCACCAGAATCAGAGCTGTGAACAGTCGGATGTTAAGGCTTGCTCTGTTATTTCTAGTGTAGCTGATCATCACCATTTTGAGAATCTAAATCACCAAGCAAATAATGTAAATGAAGGAGACATGGAAGAAAAGAAGGATAAGCCAACACTTGTATTAAGAAGCAGGAGAAGTCGTGGTACAAAGCTTAACCAGCATCATGACTTGCCTGTAAATGATATCAAGAAAGTAAgtaaaaggaggaggaagaaggaaacaaaaaGCACCACTTACTTAAAGGCTGAGGAGAATGACAATTTTTTCATGCCAAGTGCCGTATTACCTGAAAAGGATTTAACAGAATCTGGGGTCATTGAACAGAATGAATCTCAGAAAGAAAATCTCCTGGGCCAACTCCTGAAAGCTTCAGAACATTGTGAACCTGCAACCTTAATACCAGAAGGTGTTGTTGATGATGTCATACCAGCTGTAGGATATAGAATAATGGATATGACAAACCTAAGTGAAATGATAAGGATGATGCATAAATGTCCAGGGTCCATGGGTGCTATTGTGATTCAAGAACAAGCTTCTTTGCGAGAAGGCGCTGTGTCTCAGCTGAGTGTTATTTGCACTGGTTGCCAG GAAGGAGCAGTTTGTGCAACTAGCACCAGGATGTCTGCAACTGGCCCTTGGGACATTAATGCCAGGGTTGAGCAACTCACTTCCGAGTTCAATATCAAAGAAGACCAACTTCAGCGAATGCTAGAGATTCTTGGTATATTTTATCGACCATGCATTCCAACATTTCAACCCATACCCCCTCCTGTG GAAAGGGAACCAGTTCCTACTCCGACCTTTTTAAAGAAACGAAGGAAGAAAGCTGAAACTGACAATGCTGGGAAACCAAAGAACTTGGTCTGCACTGTATGTAAAGAAAGATTTGCTGGG GAAAACCATCTTAAGAAACACATGTACATCCACGACCTGTTACTGCACACCTGCCCGTATTGTCATGCATACTTCAAGAAACCTTTTAATTTAAAGGAacatataaaaaaacatgaaa ATTGTAAGTATGAATGCAACCAGTGCGAACGGTCGTTTACCGATAAGTCAAGCTTACATTGTCATGTTAGATCTCAGCATGAAAAAAG GTATGACATTAAGTGCGAGATATGTTCAAAAAGGTTTTATCACCGGGCTCATTATAACGAGCATGTACGGCTCCATACAGGTGAAAAACCTTACATGTGTGAACTGTGTGGAAAGAAGTTTTCTTGGCATGACAGTGTGAAAAAGCACATGCAGACTCATAGTGCAGAATCCAAGTACAAGTGTCGTCTGTGTGGGAAATGGTTCAG GTGGCTTCAAGGAGTTCGTCAGCATTTACAACAACAGCATAAACTAAAAAAATGTGATGTCGAAGCTCAGGTCGTAACAGCAGCAACCGAGACCGCTACTGGAGTACCTCAGTTCCACCACCAACCTCACCAACCTCCGCCACAGCCGCaaccaccaccacctccaccaatGCCTTCGCAGCAGGTAACACTCCATCCCCCTTCACAGACATTAGGCCAGCCATCTCAAGTGCTATCTCACTCGCACCCTCAGGAGGATAATCCACCAAACCGAGACTATCATACAATGGAAGCAGCTGCAGCAAACGAAGTTAATGCCTCACAACAAACACtgaatatatttcatgtttctGAAGTGGAAGGACACCAGCAAGGCATATTCCAGTACAGTTAG